One genomic window of Candidatus Kuenenia stuttgartiensis includes the following:
- a CDS encoding CHC2 zinc finger domain-containing protein: MARLFSPQLLRSLRNDIPIDRLIADVLSIPHKYSEGYFRFLCPLCSEFNSATNPNTNLARCFRCKKNFNTIDIVMVDSNSSFPDAVYLLKSVLPQYINST, encoded by the coding sequence ATGGCCCGTCTCTTTTCCCCTCAACTCTTGCGCTCATTACGAAACGATATCCCCATCGATCGACTCATCGCTGATGTCCTCTCCATACCTCATAAATACTCCGAAGGCTATTTCCGCTTCCTCTGCCCTCTCTGTTCTGAATTTAATTCCGCCACCAACCCAAATACGAACCTCGCCAGGTGTTTCCGTTGTAAAAAAAACTTTAATACCATCGACATCGTCATGGTAGATTCCAACTCCTCTTTCCCAGATGCTGTCTATCTGCTAAAATCCGTTTTACCTCAATATATTAATTCCACTTAA
- a CDS encoding IS1634 family transposase, with product MATIQSKNSRGYKYWYIVESRRVNGKPRPIVLAYLGKADDLLKQLQGLTEKLRLKSYSHGAVAALLSVANALDVPSVINKYIKSPRQYCAKKPVRNNLTAGSTLLLGAVGRVCVPTSKRGWWDWAKTTTAEYLLRHSLSKIDSQHFWDLMDALPEESIAEIERELIEKTFKTYNLQSDTLFFDTTNFFTYIDTTNLRCTIARRGKNKQKRYDLRQVGLAMVVTRNDMIPLFHHTYQGNMADAKVFSAVLETIKDRMTGLGFDSKKHTIVFDRGNNSMDNMAIVERLALHYVGALTPYHHKQLVGDAMCNFREYDVDGSKIQVYHDKRVIWGQERTVVVFISEKLKVGQLRGMSKSLEKAEHQLKLLQQHLCNPKGKMRDKEGLEDTIRSVVKCQFAKDVIDWSLKEVSEGKFQLNFSIDQKKLEEIEGELGFRILMTDHHDWDTADIIKAYYGQSKIEHAFRNLKNPYHLALKPQFHWTDQKIRVHFFICVLGYLMAAIVWYQAKAHAQFSGTLDTLLDTLNNIRLSAMLEETKARGRVKATYKLEEMSDKESLLMNALGIMDFHKHRLKLQGLSVYN from the coding sequence ATGGCTACCATTCAATCTAAAAACTCCAGAGGTTATAAATATTGGTATATTGTCGAATCGCGGCGCGTTAACGGCAAGCCCAGGCCCATCGTCCTGGCCTATCTTGGCAAGGCAGACGATTTATTAAAACAACTGCAAGGTCTTACCGAAAAATTACGGCTCAAATCTTATTCACATGGCGCGGTAGCCGCATTGCTAAGTGTGGCCAATGCCCTGGACGTCCCTTCCGTGATTAATAAATATATAAAGTCGCCACGGCAGTATTGTGCTAAAAAACCTGTTCGAAATAATCTGACCGCCGGAAGTACCCTCTTGTTGGGTGCCGTGGGGAGAGTGTGTGTGCCTACCAGCAAAAGAGGATGGTGGGATTGGGCAAAGACGACTACTGCCGAATACTTACTCAGACACAGCTTGAGTAAAATAGACAGTCAGCATTTCTGGGATTTGATGGATGCACTTCCTGAAGAATCCATTGCAGAAATCGAGCGCGAATTAATTGAAAAGACATTTAAAACATACAACCTTCAAAGCGACACACTGTTTTTTGATACAACCAATTTTTTCACGTATATCGACACAACTAATCTGCGATGCACTATTGCCCGGCGGGGGAAAAACAAACAAAAGCGATACGATCTCAGGCAGGTCGGGTTGGCGATGGTCGTTACACGTAACGACATGATACCGTTGTTTCACCATACCTATCAGGGGAACATGGCGGATGCAAAGGTGTTCAGCGCGGTTCTTGAGACGATAAAAGACAGGATGACCGGATTAGGTTTCGACAGCAAAAAGCACACTATTGTTTTTGATCGTGGAAACAATTCCATGGACAATATGGCTATTGTAGAGAGATTGGCATTGCATTACGTTGGAGCGCTTACACCGTATCATCACAAGCAGTTGGTAGGGGATGCCATGTGTAATTTCAGGGAATATGACGTTGACGGCAGTAAGATACAGGTGTACCATGACAAACGGGTTATTTGGGGGCAGGAAAGAACCGTTGTCGTATTTATTTCCGAGAAATTAAAGGTTGGGCAATTAAGGGGAATGTCTAAGTCTCTGGAAAAGGCAGAACATCAGTTAAAGCTCTTACAGCAGCATCTGTGTAATCCAAAGGGAAAGATGCGGGACAAAGAGGGTCTGGAGGATACGATAAGAAGTGTAGTGAAATGTCAATTTGCGAAGGATGTTATCGATTGGTCGTTAAAAGAGGTATCTGAAGGCAAGTTTCAATTGAATTTTTCAATCGACCAGAAAAAGCTCGAAGAAATAGAAGGGGAACTGGGGTTCAGGATTCTTATGACAGACCATCACGATTGGGATACCGCGGACATTATAAAAGCCTACTATGGGCAATCAAAAATTGAACATGCCTTTAGAAATCTCAAGAACCCCTATCACCTTGCTTTAAAACCGCAATTTCACTGGACGGATCAGAAAATCAGGGTGCATTTTTTTATTTGCGTCCTCGGATACCTAATGGCGGCGATTGTGTGGTATCAGGCAAAAGCGCACGCACAATTTAGTGGAACGTTAGATACCCTGTTAGACACCCTTAATAATATAAGGCTTTCTGCTATGCTTGAAGAAACAAAGGCCAGAGGGAGAGTTAAGGCTACCTACAAATTGGAAGAAATGTCCGACAAGGAATCTCTGTTGATGAATGCGTTAGGCATTATGGATTTCCACAAACATCGGCTGAAACTTCAAGGACTCAGTGTATACAATTGA
- a CDS encoding ExeA family protein, with amino-acid sequence MFTSHFSMTTQPFSERINTSLIMKDERFTQGLARLQYLLHSGSIAVLYGQTGVGKSTLLKLFLSQIPQNLFLPIYLHFTHLKSSSLLSLIVSQLGEIPKHTKDRLFLQIMDKSLRSNLTPIIVIDEAHLLKTDAITDLRLLVSSPLDSSTHLKIILSGQEHLKYILKRDIHADFAQRISVHYHIHPLTKTQTAAYIDFHLKSSGASDKIFDSDVKDLIHEFSAGIPRQINAISTACLINASIRQSQKITQDIFHQALAEIQSF; translated from the coding sequence ATGTTTACTTCTCATTTTTCCATGACTACTCAGCCGTTCTCTGAAAGAATCAACACCAGCCTTATCATGAAAGACGAACGCTTTACCCAGGGGCTTGCACGACTCCAATACCTCTTACACTCAGGCTCTATCGCCGTCCTCTACGGACAGACGGGAGTCGGAAAATCCACACTCCTCAAACTCTTCCTCTCACAAATCCCCCAAAACCTGTTTCTCCCCATCTACCTCCATTTTACCCACCTAAAATCATCCAGCCTTCTCTCCTTAATCGTCTCCCAGCTCGGTGAAATACCAAAACACACCAAAGACCGGCTCTTCCTCCAAATTATGGATAAATCCTTGCGCTCAAATCTCACTCCCATTATCGTTATCGACGAGGCTCATCTCCTGAAAACCGACGCCATCACAGACCTCAGACTCCTTGTCAGCTCTCCGCTTGATTCTTCCACTCATCTCAAAATCATCCTCTCGGGACAGGAACACCTCAAATATATCCTCAAAAGAGACATCCATGCCGACTTCGCACAACGCATCTCGGTACATTACCACATTCATCCCCTTACTAAAACTCAAACCGCTGCATACATAGACTTCCATCTGAAATCTTCCGGCGCATCCGATAAAATCTTTGACTCAGACGTCAAAGACCTGATCCATGAGTTCTCCGCCGGCATCCCAAGGCAAATCAACGCCATTTCCACCGCCTGCCTGATTAACGCTTCCATCAGACAATCACAGAAAATTACCCAGGATATCTTCCATCAGGCTCTTGCTGAAATTCAATCTTTTTAA
- a CDS encoding IS110 family transposase: protein MGYFVGIDLHGDNNYIGILDEEDRKVFKRRNRNDINEIKRVLEPYKKEIKGIVVESTFNWYWIVDGLMEAGYQVHLANTSAMQQYEGLKYIDDTRDSFWLAKMLRLKILPEGYIYPKETRSVRDLLRKRMMLVQQRTAHILSMQTMVNRNKGVPISGDTIKKLSNEEVMGMFSDVHLTMSAQCDHEVIEVLNKQIYKIEKAVLKEVKLKKPYKKLLKVPGIGEILAMTIMLETGC, encoded by the coding sequence ATGGGATATTTCGTAGGAATAGATTTACATGGTGATAATAATTATATTGGAATACTCGATGAGGAGGATCGGAAGGTATTCAAGAGGAGAAACCGTAATGACATCAATGAAATAAAGCGCGTATTAGAGCCATACAAAAAAGAAATAAAGGGTATAGTAGTAGAATCGACCTTTAACTGGTACTGGATAGTGGATGGTCTGATGGAGGCAGGCTATCAGGTACACCTGGCAAATACATCGGCAATGCAGCAGTATGAGGGATTAAAGTACATTGACGACACGAGGGATTCGTTTTGGTTGGCAAAGATGTTACGGTTAAAGATATTACCAGAGGGATATATTTATCCCAAAGAGACGCGGTCAGTGAGGGATTTACTGAGGAAGCGGATGATGTTGGTACAACAAAGGACAGCGCATATATTGAGTATGCAAACGATGGTAAACCGTAACAAAGGAGTACCGATAAGCGGTGATACGATAAAGAAGCTGAGTAACGAAGAGGTAATGGGGATGTTCAGCGACGTGCATTTGACCATGTCAGCACAGTGCGATCACGAGGTAATAGAGGTATTAAATAAGCAGATATACAAGATAGAGAAAGCGGTATTAAAGGAGGTGAAGCTAAAGAAGCCGTATAAGAAATTGCTCAAGGTGCCTGGGATAGGCGAAATCCTGGCAATGACGATAATGCTGGAGACTGGGTGCTAA
- a CDS encoding IS4-like element ISCku3 family transposase has product MMREDWDLLRTFFPNDWKSLAVDTNALKGLRKDKSEEKLLRTLLIHLGCGYSLRETVVLAKRANLADLSDVALLKRLKKSKEWLYKLCLSLFRERGLQINKRNNFHLRLFDATTVKEPGKTGSLWRIHYSIEVPSLSCDFFKLTGTEGEGTGESFRQFPMKKDDYIIADRGYCTGQGIHHATRKGAYLSVRVNSQSLRIFGEEKKPFPLLKEIQYLKRPLAIKSWNVFIPNVDNTEYVKGRLCIIRKTEEAIKIAHKKLKRHASKKGIELKPETLIYAKYVIVFTTFPENQFTAFDILEWYRVRWQIELVFKRFKQIAQFGHLPKYDDDSSKAWLYGKLFVALLTEKLIDFATSFSPWGYFIVKQED; this is encoded by the coding sequence ATGATGAGAGAAGATTGGGATCTTCTAAGAACTTTCTTCCCAAACGATTGGAAAAGTTTAGCCGTTGATACAAATGCTTTAAAAGGCTTGCGCAAGGATAAATCTGAAGAAAAGCTTCTTCGAACATTATTAATTCATTTAGGATGTGGCTATTCATTGCGTGAAACAGTAGTTCTAGCCAAGCGTGCTAACTTAGCAGATTTATCCGATGTTGCCTTATTAAAGCGATTAAAAAAGAGCAAAGAATGGCTATATAAATTATGTTTATCTTTATTCCGTGAGCGTGGCCTCCAAATTAATAAACGGAATAATTTTCATCTTCGCTTATTTGATGCAACAACAGTAAAGGAACCTGGGAAAACAGGAAGTCTTTGGCGCATTCATTATAGTATTGAGGTTCCTTCATTATCTTGCGATTTCTTTAAACTTACGGGAACTGAAGGAGAAGGCACAGGAGAATCTTTTCGGCAGTTTCCGATGAAAAAAGATGATTATATTATAGCTGACAGAGGTTACTGTACTGGCCAAGGAATTCATCATGCAACAAGGAAAGGCGCTTATCTTAGCGTTAGAGTTAATTCGCAATCTCTACGGATATTCGGCGAAGAAAAGAAACCCTTTCCTTTATTGAAAGAAATCCAATATTTAAAAAGACCCCTTGCTATAAAATCATGGAACGTTTTTATTCCAAACGTTGATAATACTGAATATGTCAAAGGTCGTCTTTGTATAATACGCAAAACAGAAGAAGCCATTAAAATAGCTCATAAAAAACTTAAAAGACATGCAAGCAAAAAGGGCATTGAACTAAAACCGGAGACCCTTATTTATGCCAAGTACGTAATAGTATTCACAACGTTTCCTGAAAATCAATTTACCGCTTTTGATATCTTAGAATGGTATCGAGTTCGATGGCAAATTGAACTGGTCTTTAAAAGATTTAAACAAATAGCACAATTTGGACACTTACCTAAATACGATGATGATAGCTCAAAAGCTTGGCTTTATGGCAAACTATTCGTTGCTCTTTTGACAGAAAAACTAATAGATTTTGCTACGTCTTTTTCCCCCTGGGGATACTTCATTGTCAAGCAAGAAGACTAA